CTCGCGACCAGCGGGTCCCCTGCTGCCGGGGCGCCCGGCGCCGGCTTCATCGCCGCCGACCCCTGCGTCCACTGCGGTTTCTGCCTGCCCACCTGCGCCAGCTACCGGGTGCTGGCGACCGAGATGGACTCACCCCGGGGACGCATCCATGCCCTCAAGGCCATCGACGCCGGGGAGCTGGCGCTGGATGCCACGGTGGCGAAGCATTTCGACACCTGCCTGGGCTGCTTCGCCTGCGTCACGGCCTGTCCGGCCGGCGTGCGCTACGACGAGCTGATCGAGACCATGCGGCCGCGGCTGAACGCACCCGAGCTGCGCAGCCCCGGCCAGCGCGCCTTCCGGCGTCTGCTGTTCGCCCTGCTCCCCTACCCCGGGCGGCTGCGGGCCCTGCTGGCCCCCCTGCGGGCCTACGCCGGCACGCCCCTGCAGGCCCTGGCGCGCCGCAGCGGCCTCACCCGCCTGTTCGGGCCGCAGATCGCGGCGATGGAGACCCTGCTCCCGCCCCTGCCCGCCCAGTCCTTCCGTGACGACTGGCCGGTGCTGGTGGCGGCGGTGGGGCCCCGCCGCCACCGGGTCGGGCTGGTGCTCGGCTGCGTGCAGCGGGTCTTCGAGCCGGGGGTGAACGCCGCCGCCGTCCGGGTGCTGGCCGCCAACGGCATCGAGGTGGTGATCCCCCCCGACCAGGGCTGCTGCGGTGCCATGACCCACCACCAGGGGGAACTGGAGCAGACCCGGGAACTGGCGGCGGCCCTGATGGCCAGCTTCGAAGCGGTGATCGGTCCGGGGCGGCCGGGGGGCCCCGAACCCCTCGATGCCCTGCTGGTGGCCGCCTCAGGCTGCGGTCACACCCTCAAGGCCTACGACCAGATCCTCGGCACCCGCCATCCCGTGCTGGGGAGGGTGGCCGACCTGCAGGAATTCCTGGACGAGGTCGGGCTCAGCGAGGGCTTCCAGGCGGCGCTGCGCCCCCTGCTCCACGACGACGGCACCCCCGCCAGCGCCGAGCGCCCCGTTGAGCTGGCTTATCACGATGCCTGCCACCAGCTCCACGGCCAGGGCCTGGCGGCCCAGCCCCGGCGCCTGCTGGGCCGGATTCCCCATGTGCGGATCCGCGAGGCCACCGAAGCCGGAGTCTGCTGCGGCAGTGCCGGCATCTACAACCTCGTGCAGCCGGAGGAGGCCGCCGAACTGGGCCGGATCAAGGCCGCCGATCTGAGCGGCACGGGCGCCCAGCTGGCCGTGAGCGCCAACATCGGCTGCACGCTGCAGATCCGCCAGGCGATGGAGGCGCAGCCGCGACCGCTGCCGGTGGTCCATCCGATCGAACTGCTCGATCGCAGCTACACCGGTCCGGCCTGAGTTTCCATCCAGCACCAGGCCTCCCACAGGGTGCCCGGGTCGCCGAGATTGCCGGGGAAGGTGAGCACGGGCAGGGGTTCCTGATCGGAGTCCGTGGCGGCCAGCACCACCGACAGACCCGGCAGCAGCTGGCCCTGGAGCTCCACCAGCTCCAGGGCCAGCCCGTCGGCCAGGAGGGTATGGGTGGTGATGCCCCCCTTGCTGATCAGATAGCCCAGGGCGGGAGCCACGGCGGCGGCCAGCCGCGCCATCACCCCCGCCAGGGCCAGGCCCAGCGCCCGGCGCTCGCCGGCCTGGCGGCAGCGGGCCTCACCACGGCTGGTGTAAAGCACCGGCGTGCGGCCCCCGGCCAGCGCGTCCGCCAGGCGCCGCCCCCAGGCCTGCTCCAGGGAGGCAAGGAGCAGGGCAGGTTCCGGGCCCTCCAGCAGCCGTTGGACCTTGGCCACCTCCACCTCAACCCCGACGCAGCCGGGCGCCGCCAGCAGCCGCTCCAGCTGCCGGTCGGCCAGGGGCACGTGGGAGCCCACCAGCACCAGCCCCGGCAGGGGGCCGTCGCCGCCGCGGCGGCGCAGGGCGGCCAGGGCCGCCGGCGCCAGCGGCTGGGGCGGCAGCGAGGCCAGAGCCTGGATCAGGCTGGCGGCGCTCTGGAACAGGAAGCGGCGGGGGCGCCCAGCGCCGAGGCCATCACCGGGGCCATCACCGGGGCCATCATCCGCCGTGGATCCGGCGATCAGGGAGCGCACCGCGGTGGCCAGGGACGCCAGCTGCCGCTCGGAGGCACCGTCCACCGCCACGCAGACATTGCCCTCCAGGCGGGCCAGGTGGCGGAGGAGGGCAGGGCCGCCGGCCTCCAGCTCCCGCCAGCCGATGCGGTCCACGGCGGTGGCCGGGATGCGGCCGCCGCTCTTCTCCTCCACCCAGTCCGGTAGATGGCTGGTGGCGTAGGCGAACAGTCCGTCCCGGGCGAACGGGCTCTCGTGCACCGGCCGGCCGTGCAACCGGTGCTCCCCATCCACGGTGGTGCGCCCCCCCTCGAGGAACGCCGGCACCAGCAGGGTGGCGTCGAAGGGGCCGAGCTCGGTGGCGATCACCTCCACCTCCAGCGGGAAGTGGCCCCGCAGGGTGGAATCGCCCCGGCTCACCACCAGCCAGCTGGCGATGGTGCCGGCCGCCATCGCCCGCTCCAGAGCGGGCCGGAGGGCGCGGCAGATCTCCCGCACCCGCTCCGCCGCCGCCGCCGGCGCCAGGGCCCGGGTGTTGGCCAGCAGGAACAGCAGCGGCGACGGGTGGGCCAGGCCGGCCGCCAGGGTCTCGGCGTCCCAGCGCAGCAGCAACGGACAGCCGTGCACGGTCTGGGAGCCGGTGGGGTCGTCGTCGATGACGACGATCTTGAGCCCGGGCCTGGGGTCGAGCGTTGCCTGCGCCATGGCACCATCGTGCCGTGATGCGACCTGAGCCCAGTGAGCTGCAGGAGCTGGTGCGGGACCTGCACCGGCAGGGTTCGGCCTGGCTGCCGGCGGGCCTGGGCACCCGGCTTGACTGGGGCTCGCCCATCGAGGGGCCCTGCACGGTGGTCAGCTGCGCAGCCCTGCGGGGGGTGCGGGAGTTCAATCCCGGCGACTTCACCATCACCGTGGCCGCCGGCACACCACTGGTGGAGGTGCAGGACGCGCTTGGACACCAGGGGCAGTGGCTGTCCGTGGATGCCCCCTGGGGAGACGACGATGGCGCCGCCGCCGGCAGCATCGGCGGCCTGGTGGCCCGGGGCCTGGCGGGCGGCTACCGCCAGCGGTATCTGGGGGTGCGCGACCAGCTGATCGGCCTGGCGCTGATGCGGGCCGACGGGGTGACGGCCAGGGCCGGCGGCAAGGTGGTCAAGAACGTCGCCGGCTACGACCTGATGCGGCTGTTCACCGGCAGCTGGGGCTCCCTGGGCCTGATCACCGAACTGACCCTGCGCACCCTGCCCCAGCCGCCCCTGCGGCGCAGTGTCTGCTTCCAGGGAGGGGCCGAGGATCTGGCCGGCCTCAGCCGCTGGCTGCTGGGCTCCAGCCTCAGCCCGGAACGGATCGACTGGTGGAACGGGAGCCTCGCCGCCGCCGCCGGGCTGGACCCGGAGCCCCTGCTGCTGATCGGCCTGGCCAGCGTCGATGCCGCCACCCTCCAGGAGCAGGTGCGCTGCCTGCAGGAGCGCAGCACCCTGCCGGCCAGGGTGCTGGACGCCGCCAGCACCGGCACCTGGCTGGCCCGCGCCCGGGGGGGCACCGCCACCGCGCCCGCCTGGCTGTTGCGCCTCGGCGTCAGCCCCGACCGGCTCGGGACCCTGATGCAGGCCCCGGCCCTGGCCGGACTGGCCGTGGACATGGCCGCCGGCAGCGGCCTCGGCCTGGCCTGGTCAGACCCCACGGAGCCCCAGCCGGACGTGTCGTCCGCCCAGGTGGGCGCTCTGCGCAGCCTCTGCAGCGAACTCGGGGGCCATCTCACCGTGCTGCGTCAGCCCCCGGGCGCCGGCCTGACGGCCTGGCTAGATGCCCCCTCCCGCCCCCTGATCGAGGCGATCAAGCGCCGCTTCGATCCGGCTGGCCAGCTGGCGCCGGGCCGGCTCCCGGGCGTCGCTCAGAGGCTCTCGACGGTGTAGCGGCAGCCCAGCTCAAGGGATTCGCCGGCGGGCACCAGCAGGCGCCGCTCCCCGGTGCTCAGGGCTCCCCGGGGGCCGCTCCAGGGCTCCAGGCAGAGCATCGGCCGGGGCGGATCGCTCCACACCACCACCAGATCCATCGGAGCGGCGGGATGCAGCGTCACCGCCCGGCCGCCTGCCAGATCCACCAGCCGCACCGGGCCCTGGCCGCTGCAGAGGAAATCCACCCCCTGCTCCAGCCGGGACAGTTGATCGGCGGTGACGGCGGGAGCCATGGTGAGGTGGTCGAAGCAGTCCACCGGCAGGCCTTCGAGCCGGACGCGGGAGAGATCGGCGACGGCGATGTAGGGGTGCAGACCCAGGCTGAAGGGGAGGGGATCGGCGCCGGCCCCGCCCCGGTGGCTGACCCGCGCCGTGATCGCCAGGGCCGAGGGCTGCAGCCGCAGCTCCAGCTCCAGGGCGAAGGCGAAGGGGAAATGGGGGCGGCTCTGCGGGCCGTCCTCGAGGCGCAGGGCCACGCCGCTGCCGTCCGCCAGCGGGGTGATGGACCAGGGCAGATCCCGGGCGAACCCGTGCTGGGGCAGTGGGAAGCGCCCCTGGGGCAGCACGAGCGCGTCGTCGGGCAGGTTGCCGCAGATGGGGAAGAGCACCGGGATGCCGCCCCGCACCGATTTGGCGGGGTCGGCGAAGCGCTCCGCATCGAAGTAGAGGATCTCCCTGCCGCCGCAGCACCAGCCGGTGACCAGCCCGCCGCGCTCGGGGGCGACCGTGAGCGCATCGCCGCTGGACGGATCGGTGAAGCGCCAGTGGGGGGAGTCCCCGGTGGGGGATTGCAGGATCATGGGGAGGGGGAAGCGGTGGGCCGAGGGCTGGTGAGCCCCTGCTGCTGGAGGAAACGCTCGAACGGGGCTGCCAACGACCGGCTCCCCGACACGCTCAGGTGGTGGGAATCGGCATAGAGCGGCGTGCCGTCGGGCCGGCGGTAGACCACCCGGCCGTCGGGACCCACCAGATAGGGG
This genomic stretch from Cyanobium gracile PCC 6307 harbors:
- a CDS encoding (Fe-S)-binding protein yields the protein MSLPSLATSGSPAAGAPGAGFIAADPCVHCGFCLPTCASYRVLATEMDSPRGRIHALKAIDAGELALDATVAKHFDTCLGCFACVTACPAGVRYDELIETMRPRLNAPELRSPGQRAFRRLLFALLPYPGRLRALLAPLRAYAGTPLQALARRSGLTRLFGPQIAAMETLLPPLPAQSFRDDWPVLVAAVGPRRHRVGLVLGCVQRVFEPGVNAAAVRVLAANGIEVVIPPDQGCCGAMTHHQGELEQTRELAAALMASFEAVIGPGRPGGPEPLDALLVAASGCGHTLKAYDQILGTRHPVLGRVADLQEFLDEVGLSEGFQAALRPLLHDDGTPASAERPVELAYHDACHQLHGQGLAAQPRRLLGRIPHVRIREATEAGVCCGSAGIYNLVQPEEAAELGRIKAADLSGTGAQLAVSANIGCTLQIRQAMEAQPRPLPVVHPIELLDRSYTGPA
- a CDS encoding four-carbon acid sugar kinase family protein; protein product: MAQATLDPRPGLKIVVIDDDPTGSQTVHGCPLLLRWDAETLAAGLAHPSPLLFLLANTRALAPAAAAERVREICRALRPALERAMAAGTIASWLVVSRGDSTLRGHFPLEVEVIATELGPFDATLLVPAFLEGGRTTVDGEHRLHGRPVHESPFARDGLFAYATSHLPDWVEEKSGGRIPATAVDRIGWRELEAGGPALLRHLARLEGNVCVAVDGASERQLASLATAVRSLIAGSTADDGPGDGPGDGLGAGRPRRFLFQSAASLIQALASLPPQPLAPAALAALRRRGGDGPLPGLVLVGSHVPLADRQLERLLAAPGCVGVEVEVAKVQRLLEGPEPALLLASLEQAWGRRLADALAGGRTPVLYTSRGEARCRQAGERRALGLALAGVMARLAAAVAPALGYLISKGGITTHTLLADGLALELVELQGQLLPGLSVVLAATDSDQEPLPVLTFPGNLGDPGTLWEAWCWMETQAGPV
- a CDS encoding FAD-binding oxidoreductase; this translates as MRPEPSELQELVRDLHRQGSAWLPAGLGTRLDWGSPIEGPCTVVSCAALRGVREFNPGDFTITVAAGTPLVEVQDALGHQGQWLSVDAPWGDDDGAAAGSIGGLVARGLAGGYRQRYLGVRDQLIGLALMRADGVTARAGGKVVKNVAGYDLMRLFTGSWGSLGLITELTLRTLPQPPLRRSVCFQGGAEDLAGLSRWLLGSSLSPERIDWWNGSLAAAAGLDPEPLLLIGLASVDAATLQEQVRCLQERSTLPARVLDAASTGTWLARARGGTATAPAWLLRLGVSPDRLGTLMQAPALAGLAVDMAAGSGLGLAWSDPTEPQPDVSSAQVGALRSLCSELGGHLTVLRQPPGAGLTAWLDAPSRPLIEAIKRRFDPAGQLAPGRLPGVAQRLSTV
- a CDS encoding galactose mutarotase, whose product is MILQSPTGDSPHWRFTDPSSGDALTVAPERGGLVTGWCCGGREILYFDAERFADPAKSVRGGIPVLFPICGNLPDDALVLPQGRFPLPQHGFARDLPWSITPLADGSGVALRLEDGPQSRPHFPFAFALELELRLQPSALAITARVSHRGGAGADPLPFSLGLHPYIAVADLSRVRLEGLPVDCFDHLTMAPAVTADQLSRLEQGVDFLCSGQGPVRLVDLAGGRAVTLHPAAPMDLVVVWSDPPRPMLCLEPWSGPRGALSTGERRLLVPAGESLELGCRYTVESL